The following coding sequences are from one Arachis hypogaea cultivar Tifrunner chromosome 7, arahy.Tifrunner.gnm2.J5K5, whole genome shotgun sequence window:
- the LOC140174530 gene encoding uncharacterized protein: protein MQQSSTGETSFRLTYRVDAIILVEIGEPSPRLLLGGVNEAVEKDLVDETRKMAHLSETTLKQRMALRYNARVLKREFEPNNLVLRRNDVGLPTPGERKLAGNWEGSYMIKEVVGTGAYKLERLDGKEVPRTWNARKLRRFYS from the coding sequence ATGCAGCAGTCATCTACTGGGGAGACGTCCTTCCGGCTCACTTACAGGGTGGACGCAATAATACTAGTAGAGATTGGGGAACCGAGTCCACGACTACTCTTGGGAGGAGTCAACGAAGCCGTGGAGAAGGACTTGGTAGATGAAACTAGGAAAATGGCCCACTTATCAGAGACTACGTTGAAACAAAGGATGGCCTTGCGTTACAATGCCAGAGTATTAAAAAGAGAGTTTGAGCCAAACAACCTAGTCTTGCGACGCAATGACGTGGGTCTCCCGACACCTGGGGAAAGAAAGTTGGCGGGAAATTGGGAAGGCTCATACATGATAAAGGAAGTGGTCGGCACCGGGGCCTATAAGCTGGAACGACTGGATGGCAAGGAGGTTCCCAGAACATGGAACGCGAGAAAACTAAGAAGGTTCTACTCCTAA
- the LOC140174531 gene encoding uncharacterized protein, whose amino-acid sequence MRKGRTETNGKAHGTIPFPRCIGHQGFAVLQLNKKGIVFELTPACEEVFNHFKNIISAPPVSKPRNGEALYLYLAVIEEALEIVLVREEGKIQQPVYFVSKALQGAELRYSKLEKLVYALLTSFRRL is encoded by the coding sequence atGCGTAAAGGACGTACAGAGACTAACGGGAAGGCTCACGGCACTATCCCATTTCCTCGGTGCATCGGCCACCAGGGCTTTGCCGTTCTTCAACTTAATAAAAAAGGGATAGTGTTCGAATTGACCCCAGCGTGCGAGGAAGTCTTCAATCACTTCAAAAACATAATCTCAGCACCACCTGTCAGCAAACCCAGAAATGGAGAGGCACTATACTTGTACTTAGCAGTAATCGAGGAGGCTCTGGAAATTGTCCTGGTACGGGAAGAAGGGAAGATCCAGCAGCCGGTCTACTTTGtgagcaaggcactacaaggagcAGAGTTGAGATACAGTAAGCTGGAGAAGCTGGTGTATGCGCTCCTGACCTCCTTCCGCAGGCTATGA